The Fragaria vesca subsp. vesca linkage group LG2, FraVesHawaii_1.0, whole genome shotgun sequence genome includes a window with the following:
- the LOC101309901 gene encoding UDP-glucuronic acid/UDP-N-acetylgalactosamine transporter-like, with amino-acid sequence MNNHYSHSRSPFSTTTEPETDAAESSAMPVRASSSGKNLTLPVSDPPRDHELDRLIGDDDYVEEKLFKGSAMTTRGAYAAVSYMACAVLLVMFNKAALSSYRFPCANVITLFQMICSCFFLYTLRRWKMITFTVRESLAFPDNSTTTLVPLETLKKTFPLAGAYLLYMLTSMESVRGVNVPMYTTLRRTTVVFTMVMEYFLAGQRYTSPIVGSVGLIILGAFIAGARDLSFDAYGYAVVFLSNIATAIYLATIARIGKSSGLNSFGLMWCNGIMCGPALLVLTFFHGDLKTTINFPYLLSPGFMLVLLCSCVLAFFLNYCIFLNTTLNSALTQTICGNLKDFFTIGLGWVIFGGLPFDIFNVIGQCLGFLGSGLYAYNKLVGK; translated from the exons ATGAATAATCACTACTCTCATTCTCGCTCACCGTTTTCAACAACGACGGAGCCAGAGACCGACGCCGCTGAGAGCTCAGCGATGCCTGTGAGGGCGTCGAGTTCCGGCAAGAATTTGACGCTTCCGGTATCGGATCCTCCCCGGGACCATGAGCTCGACCGCCTCATCGGCGACGACGACTACGTGGAGGAGAAGCTCTTCAAAGGATCCGCCATGACCACACGTGGCGCCTACGCCGCCGTCTCCTACATGGCCTGTGCAG TGTTGTTGGTGATGTTCAACAAAGCAGCTCTCTCGTCGTATCGATTCCCCTGTGCAAATGTCATCACACTCTTTCAG ATGATATGTTCATGCTTCTTTCTATATACATTGAGACGCTGGAAAATGATTACTTTCACAGTTCGGGAATCCCTGGCCTTTCCTGATAACAGCACCACAACACTTGTACCATTGGAGACTTTGAAGAAAACATTTCCTCTTGCTGGAGCCTATTTGCTATACATG CTAACCTCCATGGAGTCTGTCCGTGGAGTAAATGTTCCAATGTACACCACCCTCAGGAGGACTACGGTGGTTTTCACAATGGTGATGGAGTATTTCCTGGCTGGGCAGAGATATACATCTCCTATTGTTGGAAG TGTTGGACTGATCATTCTTGGTGCATTCATTGCTGGAGCTCGGGATTTGTCATTTGATGCCTATGGCTATGCTGTTGTCTTCTTATCCAACATCGCAACAGCAATATATCTTGCAACTATAGCCCGTATTG GGAAATCCAGTGGCCTTAATAGTTTTGGCCTTATGTGGTGTAATG GAATCATGTGTGGACCAGCATTGCTTGTTTTGACTTTTTTCCATGGTGACCTGAAGACGACGATCAATTTTCCTTATCTGCTGTCACCTGGTTTTATG CTTGTCTTGCTCTGTTCCTGTGTATTGGCATTCTTCCTGAATTACTGTATATTTCTTAATACTACTCTGAATTCAGCACTAACGCAGACAATTTGCGGTAACTTGAAG GATTTCTTTACCATTGGACTTGGCTGGGTGATATTTGGTGGCCTTCCATTTGATATT TTTAATGTTATTGGACAATGTCTCGGATTTCTTGGTTCTGGATTGTATGCCTACAATAAGCTCGTAGGGAAGTAA